From the genome of Treponema peruense:
TCCAAAGCGTTTGTAAATTTCAAAAATGCGGTATGTTCCGCCGTAAAGATCATCGCTTACAATTATTTCATCTCCGGGAGAAAAATATTTTAGTACAGCTGAGAGTGCTGTCATTCCACTTGAAAATCCAAGTGCATAGTGGCAGTGTTCAAGGGCAGCAACGGTCTGTTCAAGTTCAAAGCGCGTGGGGTTTAGGCAACGGCCGTAATCGTAGCCTGTAGAAATACCAAGTTCAGGGTGAGCAAAAGTTGTACTCAAGTAAATTGGAGTTGCAACAGCGCCTGTTTTTTCTTCTACAGGAGTATAACCGTGCACGCAAAATGATTCTGCAGATTCACATGGAATACGGGCAGGTTCCGGAGAGCCGGCATGACTTCCTGAAACAAATTTACTGCTGTCTGACATATATCCTCCCGCCTGAAAAATCAATTTTTTAATTAAGGTTATCTCAAAAATTGCAATTTTTAGAGATTCCATTAATAAGATATTACACGTTTTTTTTTGTTTATTCCAATATTTGTTTCTGATAACCGGCAATAAGAAAAATATATAGCGGGATAAAGAAATTCATGATATAACTTTTTTATGCATGTAATTCATGATATTGGACCTGTATGGAACACCGAAAGCAGAATTCTTTTTTTGGGAACTATGCCCTCGCCTGCTTCAAGGCTGGCTGGGTTTTACTACATACACCCTCGCAACAGATTCTGGCCGGTAATGGAAAAAATATTCGGCGTTACGCTGCCTTCTGTAAACGAACGGCGAGCTTTTCTTTTGCAGAATAATATTGCACTTTGGGATGTTCTGTGCGGATGCGATATTGACGGTGCGCAGGATTCTTCAATTAAAAACGCGGTGCCAAATAATTTTACGCAGATACTTAACGAATCAAAAATAAGCCGCATCTTTTGTACTGGAAAAACCGCACTTTTACTTTACGAAAAACTTTGTGCAAAAAATTATTCTGTCCCGTACGAAGGTCTTCCTTCCACAAGTCCGGCAAATGCTTCGTGGACTCTGGAAAAACTTTGCGAAGAATACAGAAAGAAAATATTTGCAGACGCATTCCATTAATAAAGCTGGAAAGAATCTTTGGAATACATTACGAACTTTTGCGAAAATACGGTAAAGGTTGGAATATATTCCTAACTTTTCTTGACAACTGTAAAACTTCGGAATATAACTCTTTCTCTGTGAATTTTAAAATATCTGAATTGCGACTTATTATTTTGCAACCGATATTTTTATTCAATTATTGTGTGTTTTTATAATTTTGCAGAAGTTTTTGAAAGTCTGCAATGCTTTTATTCAATTCCTTGTCTGACCCATCATCAAAAGGAATATACTGGGCAAGCCGGCAATGTTCACTCAATAAATGAAAATAGTCAAAACCTTTTTGGATATAAAATTTAAGAATTTCTTTTGATAAAGAGTGATGTCCGCCTTCCACTAAAAATGATTTTTGCATTCCGAGATTTGTTGCATGATAAAAATTATCAAAATCATCTTTATAAGAAAAAAGTTCATCGTGATTTCCAAATATTCCAAAACAACATTCCCGTACTTCGCCGTCAACTTCAAAAAGCATTTTTTCTTCCTGCTTCCATTGTTCTATAATATTTGTAGGAATATCTGAATTCAGCTTTGGTATTTCAAGACTTGGTTTTAAGCACGGATTTATTACAATACGCGCAGCTGAATCTGTAATTCCAAGTTAATCGGAAGTAAAACTATGGCTTATACAAAACCACAGGTAATCGCTCAGAACGCTTCTACAGGAAGCTACGCTACAGGATGCCCGGCAGGCATCGGTGGAAGGGTGCACAGTGTCATCATTGCGAATGATATATGTAATTTTTTCACAAATGAAAGCCAATTTTTTAAATTTTATGCTATAGCATAAAATTACATTGACAAATGTAATTTAGGAAACTTTTACCGCTAACGCTAAAAAGTTTCCTACTCTTACGTTGTAAGAGAGCTATTTTATAAAATGGAGGAAACTATGGCTTACACAAAACCACAGGTAATCGCTCAGAACGCTTCTACAGGAAGTTACGCTGCAGGATGCCCGGCAGACAACAGAGGTTGGCCTTCCTGCCTTAATTGTGAACGAACACAATAGATTGTGTTCACATTTCTAAGCGAGAGCTTTAAATCTTGTTACACAGAGGTCTTCGGACTTCTGTGTTTTTTTTCAGAATAAAAGGAATAATTAATCATGCTTTACAGACAAAAAAAAGACACATACATTCGTAACTACGACGGCGTGGGCTACATTACTTCGACAGGAATTTTTAACGACAGAATTGTAAACCAGAGCGGAACAATTTTTTTATGCGCATTAAGCCGCACGCCTCAAACACTTGACGAACTCACAGATAAGATTTTACCACAATTCACAGGTGTTGACCGAGAAACAATAAAAAGCGACGCACAAGAATTTTACGAAACATTAATCCAGGACGGATTTATTATCAAAGGAGAAACAGAAGAAGAACTTAATGCCAAAGACATTGGCTTTACATATAATTCAATTTTACCAAAAACAGCACGTGAAGATTTTACACCGACAATTCAGCGTGCAGACAGCGACACTCAGGAGTTTTTGGAAAAGCATTTTAAAGACAAACCACACTTGACATCGTTCCAAATTGAACTGACTTCAAAATGCAACGAACGCTGCGTTCACTGCTACATTCCGCATAAGTTCAAATTGAATAACATTACGGACGAGCTTTATTATTCAACACTTGAGCAGCTTAGTAAAATGGGAGTTTTGTCTGTAACACTTTCCGGTGGAGAGCCGATGTGCCATCCTCATTTTAAAGAATACTTACGCGCTGCAAAAAAATACGACTTTTATGTAAACATTCTTTCAAACCTAACTTTGCTTGATGACGAAACAATTCAGATTATGAAAGAAAGCAATGTTTCATCAGTTCAGGTTTCGCTTTATTCAATGATTCCGGAACATCATGATACAATTACAACTTTGCCTGGCAGTTTTGAGAAAACAAAAAATGCAATTTTAAAATTAATCGAAAACGATATTCCGCTTCATGTAAGTTGTCCAACAATGAAAGGAAACAAAGATGATTTTAAAGATGTTTTGGCTTGGTGCACTGAACACAAAATCCGCGCCCAAACTGACTACATTATGATGGCACAGTACAACCACGAAACAGAAAATCTTGCAAACAGACTTTCTGTAGAAGAAGCAGGCAAAGTAATCGAAACTATTGTACTTGGCGATGAAGATTATCAAAAATCAATTCTTGAATCAGAATTTGAAGAACGTTGTAATCAGGCTCAGTTTAATCCGGAACGCCGTTTGTGCGGAGTTGGTATTTCTTCTTGTTGTATGGTAAGCAACGGAAATGTTTATCCATGTGCCGGATGGCAGGAAATGGTTTTGGGAAACTTAAACGAAGACAATTTGCAGAACATTTGGGACAATTCAGAAAAAATAAAATGGCTTCGCGGTTTAAAAATGAAAGACCTTGGAAACGGTGAATGCTGCAAATGCGACAAAGCAGCCTTTTGCGCTCCGTGCATGGTTCGAAATGCCAACGAAAGTCCTACAG
Proteins encoded in this window:
- a CDS encoding DNA-deoxyinosine glycosylase; the protein is MHVIHDIGPVWNTESRILFLGTMPSPASRLAGFYYIHPRNRFWPVMEKIFGVTLPSVNERRAFLLQNNIALWDVLCGCDIDGAQDSSIKNAVPNNFTQILNESKISRIFCTGKTALLLYEKLCAKNYSVPYEGLPSTSPANASWTLEKLCEEYRKKIFADAFH
- a CDS encoding radical SAM protein, yielding MLYRQKKDTYIRNYDGVGYITSTGIFNDRIVNQSGTIFLCALSRTPQTLDELTDKILPQFTGVDRETIKSDAQEFYETLIQDGFIIKGETEEELNAKDIGFTYNSILPKTAREDFTPTIQRADSDTQEFLEKHFKDKPHLTSFQIELTSKCNERCVHCYIPHKFKLNNITDELYYSTLEQLSKMGVLSVTLSGGEPMCHPHFKEYLRAAKKYDFYVNILSNLTLLDDETIQIMKESNVSSVQVSLYSMIPEHHDTITTLPGSFEKTKNAILKLIENDIPLHVSCPTMKGNKDDFKDVLAWCTEHKIRAQTDYIMMAQYNHETENLANRLSVEEAGKVIETIVLGDEDYQKSILESEFEERCNQAQFNPERRLCGVGISSCCMVSNGNVYPCAGWQEMVLGNLNEDNLQNIWDNSEKIKWLRGLKMKDLGNGECCKCDKAAFCAPCMVRNANESPTGNPLEINRHFCAVAAKNKQIVLDWRNAKLKEV